A part of Desulfovibrio sp. Huiquan2017 genomic DNA contains:
- a CDS encoding DUF6538 domain-containing protein yields MQYFRHVIPHDLRDSLGRSEVWMSFQTGYLAEARPKY; encoded by the coding sequence ATCCAGTACTTTCGCCACGTCATCCCGCATGACCTGCGGGACTCGTTGGGCCGCTCCGAAGTCTGGATGTCTTTCCAGACCGGCTACTTGGCCGAGGCAAGACCCAAATACTGA